In one Hyphomicrobium sp. 99 genomic region, the following are encoded:
- a CDS encoding glycosyltransferase family 2 protein: MSVSYLISSYNKAEYLAAVLESVAAELAVTGGEVFIIDDGSKDASWSLIRKFAESDRRISCRRQENRGIFNVTNQLIEFATKPWLRIIDCDDPLIGGSTSLMVKLAEENGADYIFGKTLMYGPQPLTDEQAKSHQRHPSSVTILSDPLRYAIRDYNHIPTAALMRRLSIPSALRLNENLISCQDLALALPVFQQARVARIDVAVCHQLVRNCKRLSANEALTYFQTIQILKEFGASRFDENYRYLSARKTVSRALKWMRHEKLITSAPQLYARLLFLYTTLLVSNPTRWEYYLDSAAEPYAGFIPADRRVY; the protein is encoded by the coding sequence ATGTCCGTTAGCTATCTGATCAGCTCGTATAATAAGGCCGAATATCTCGCAGCAGTGCTGGAGAGCGTCGCTGCTGAACTCGCCGTAACTGGAGGCGAAGTCTTCATCATCGACGATGGATCGAAGGATGCGTCATGGTCCCTCATCCGGAAGTTCGCCGAAAGTGATCGTCGCATCAGCTGCCGCCGCCAAGAAAATCGCGGCATCTTCAATGTCACCAATCAGCTCATCGAATTTGCGACTAAGCCGTGGTTGCGGATCATCGATTGCGACGATCCTCTCATCGGCGGGTCGACTTCATTGATGGTGAAATTGGCTGAGGAGAATGGCGCCGACTACATCTTCGGCAAAACCTTGATGTACGGCCCTCAGCCGCTGACCGACGAGCAAGCCAAAAGCCACCAGCGCCATCCATCGAGCGTCACGATACTTTCCGATCCGCTCCGATATGCAATTAGAGACTATAACCACATACCAACTGCTGCCCTCATGCGGCGGCTGAGCATTCCATCTGCTCTTCGTCTCAACGAAAATCTGATTTCATGCCAGGATTTGGCCCTAGCGCTCCCCGTCTTCCAACAGGCACGCGTCGCCCGTATCGATGTAGCTGTCTGCCATCAGCTGGTTCGTAACTGCAAAAGATTATCTGCAAACGAAGCCCTCACCTACTTTCAAACGATCCAGATTCTCAAGGAGTTCGGCGCATCCAGGTTCGATGAGAACTACCGTTACTTGTCCGCGAGAAAGACAGTTTCGCGAGCTTTGAAGTGGATGCGGCACGAGAAACTCATCACCAGTGCTCCGCAATTGTACGCGCGGCTTCTGTTTCTCTACACGACGCTACTTGTATCCAACCCCACGAGATGGGAGTACTATCTCGACAGTGCAGCCGAGCCTTATGCCGGCTTCATTCCTGCAGATCGGCGCGTGTATTAA